From Pseudodesulfovibrio nedwellii:
TAGCCAGTTGGTTGATTATGGATACCCTCTACATCAGGGCATTCCATTTGGCGTTTGCTATTCTGCTTGTCTTTTTGAATGTGCCCATGATGAAGGGGAATCCCAAGTGGCGGCCTGACCTCAGGTTCCTCATGATCATGAATCGCGTGACTATTCTAGATTACATTTTGGGTATACTGGCGGCCTTTGCTGCCTTGTATATATTTATTGATTACGATGGAATCTCCATGCGCTACGGAGCTCCTACCACCAGAGATATCCTCTTCGGACTCATGCTGGTCGGTCTATTGCTTGAAGCTACTCGGCGTGTCATTGGGCCTGCATTGCCTGTGATTGCCATTTTGTTTTGTATGTATGCGTTTCTTGGACCGTATATGCCTGATGTCATCGCCTTCAAGGGTGTCTCCTTGAACCGTTTTATTGGACAGATGTCCATGAGTTCAGAAGGTATTTACGGGATTCCGTTGGATGTGTCTGCGACAATAGTTTTTCTGTTTGTGTTGTTCGGGACCATGCTTGAGAAGGCAGGGGCAGGGCATTTCTTCATTCAGTTGGCTTTGTGTATTCTTGGAGGATTCAAGGGCGGACCAGCCAAGGCTGCAATTCTTGGTTCCGGTTTGACTGGTATGGTTTCCGGTTCTTCCATTGCCAACATCGTGACTACTGGTACTTTTACCATCCCATTGATGAAGAAGGTCGGTTATCCGGCGACCAAAGCTGGCGCCATCGAAGTCGCCGCATCCACAGATGGTCAACTTGCACCGCCTATTATGGGGGCTGCGGCCTTTATCATAGCCGAGTATGTCAACGTGCCATATATTGAAGTCGTCAAGGCGGCTGCGGTTCCGGCTTTTGCTTCGTACGCGGCCCTTCTTTATATCTCGCACATTGAGGCATCCAAGCTCGGTTTGTCCGGCATACCGCGTGCGGAACTGCCGAAATTCATCCCGACGCTTATGTCCGGTTTACATTTTCTCTTACCGCTCGGCATGCTGCTGTACGAATTGATCGCCTTGCGTCATTCTCCGGAATTGGCTGCTTTCCGGGCTATTCTCGTGCTTATGGGTATCATGCTGCTGCAAAAGCCGATCAGGGCGAAGCTTGCGGGGCAGCCTCTTTTGCCGGCTATCCTGCAAAGTGTGAAGGATATCTTCCTTTCCATGGCTGAAGGTGCGCGGAATATGGCCGGTGTTGCCATGGCAACTGCTGCTGCCGGTATTATTGTGGGCGTTGTGGCTCTTGGGCTAGGCGGATTGATCACACAGATCATCGACGTCCTATCCGGTGGCAACATCTTCCTGATGCTTGTCATTACGGCCATGGCGAGTCTGCTTATCGGAATGGGATTGCCTACTACGGCTACTTATATTGTCATGGCTTCGCTTACTGCGCCTGCCATTGTCAGTATTGGTGGTTTGCAGGGCTTTCTTGTACCGCTCATGGCAGCACATTTGTTCTGTTTTTACTTTGGTATTTTGGCGGACGATACTCCGCCAGTCGGCTTGGCTGCGTATGCGGCTGCGGCGATTGCCGAAGCTCCACCCAT
This genomic window contains:
- a CDS encoding TRAP transporter permease, producing MVDKTLDDNNVKGVEYARELAEAEHGLQGDSVGVTRTLTIAIAIMWSLFQLSIASWLIMDTLYIRAFHLAFAILLVFLNVPMMKGNPKWRPDLRFLMIMNRVTILDYILGILAAFAALYIFIDYDGISMRYGAPTTRDILFGLMLVGLLLEATRRVIGPALPVIAILFCMYAFLGPYMPDVIAFKGVSLNRFIGQMSMSSEGIYGIPLDVSATIVFLFVLFGTMLEKAGAGHFFIQLALCILGGFKGGPAKAAILGSGLTGMVSGSSIANIVTTGTFTIPLMKKVGYPATKAGAIEVAASTDGQLAPPIMGAAAFIIAEYVNVPYIEVVKAAAVPAFASYAALLYISHIEASKLGLSGIPRAELPKFIPTLMSGLHFLLPLGMLLYELIALRHSPELAAFRAILVLMGIMLLQKPIRAKLAGQPLLPAILQSVKDIFLSMAEGARNMAGVAMATAAAGIIVGVVALGLGGLITQIIDVLSGGNIFLMLVITAMASLLIGMGLPTTATYIVMASLTAPAIVSIGGLQGFLVPLMAAHLFCFYFGILADDTPPVGLAAYAAAAIAEAPPIQTGLQGFMYDIRTAILPFMFIFNHDLILHNVDSWPQGLLIFGMACVGNFAFASATQGWFIAKNRFYEIPILLTITMVMFRPDLISRLVGLPYDMRYWVYPVGLILWGVMWVIQRPRQQKADAALA